A part of Chanodichthys erythropterus isolate Z2021 chromosome 4, ASM2448905v1, whole genome shotgun sequence genomic DNA contains:
- the prdx6 gene encoding peroxiredoxin-6: MPGILLGDVFPNFEAETTIGKIKFHEFLGNSWGILFSHPRDFTPVCTTELARAAKLHDEFKKRDVKMIALSIDSVEDHRKWSEDILSFNQDKACCPMPFPIIADDKRELSVLLGMLDPDERDKDGMPLTARCVFVVGPDKRLKLSILYPATTGRNFDEILRAIDSLQLTATKKVATPVDWKPGEEVMVIPSLSDEDANKLFPAGFTLKEVPSGKKYIRYTKP, from the exons ATGCCTGGAATTCTTTTGGGAGACGTGTTCCCTAACTTTGAAGCAGAGACTACAATCGGCAAGATAaaatttcatgagtttttgGGAAATTC ATGGGGTATCTTGTTCTCGCACCCACGCGACTTCACTCCAGTATGTACGACTGAACTAGCCCGTGCTGCGAAGCTTCATGATGAGTTTAAGAAACGGGACGTGAAGATGATCGCACTGTCCATCGACAGCGTGGAAGATCACCGCAAATGGAGTGAG gatattttgtcatttaaccaAGACAAAGCCTGCTGTCCCATGCCGTTCCCCATCATAGCGGATGACAAGAGGGAGTTATCGGTCTTGCTGGGGATGCTGGACCCTGATGAGAGGGATAAAGATGGGATGCCCCTCACTGCCCGCTGT gTGTTTGTGGTGGGCCCTGATAAGAGGCTGAAGCTGTCTATTCTCTATCCAGCCACCACGGGGCGCAATTTCGATGAGATTCTCCGTGCTATAGACTCTCTGCAGTTGACAGCAACAAAGAAGGTAGCCACACCTGTGGACTGGAAG CCTGGTGAAGAAGTCATGGTCATCCCTTCTCTCTCAGATGAAGATGCCAACAAGCTTTTCCCAGCTGGTTTCACCCTCAAAGAGGTGCCTTCTGGGAAAAAATACATTCGCTACACTAAACCATAA